The DNA region TACCCTCCGCGCGGACGTTGAAGCCGATGATGATGGCATTCGAGGCCGACGCCAGGTTGACGTTGGTCTCGGTGACGCCACCGACGCCGCGGTCGATGACGCGCAACTCGACCTCGTCGTCGATCTCGATGCCCAGCAGCGCCTCCTCCAGCGCCTCCACGGTGCCGGAGTTGTCGCCCTTGAGGATCAGGTTCAGCTGACTGGTTTCCTTGAGCGCCGCGTCCAGATCGTCCAGGCTGATCCGCTTGCGCGACCGGGCCGCCAGGGCGTTGCGCTTGCGCGCGCTGCGCCGGTCGGCGATCTGCCGGGCGATCCGATCCTCGTCGACCACCAGCAGGTTGTCGCCGGCCCCGGGAACCGAGGTGAACCCGATGACCTGCACGGGCCGCGACGGCATCGCCTCTTCGACGTCCTCGCCGTGCTCGTCGACCATCCGACGCACCCGGCCGTAGGCGTCGCCGGCGACGATCGAGTCGCCGACGCGCAGCGTGCCGCGCTGGATCAGCACCGTGGCCACCGGGCCGCGACCGCGGTCCAGATGCGCCTCGATCGCCACACCCTGGGCTTCCATGTCGGGGTTGGCCCGCAGATCCAGGGCCGCGTCGGCGGTCAGCAGCACCGCCTCGAGCAGGGCGTCGATATTGGTGCCCTGCTTGGCCGAGATGTCGACGAACATGGTCTCGCCGCCGTACTCCTCGGCGACCAGGTTGTATTCGGTGAGCTGCGCCCGGATCTTGGCCGGGTCGGCGCCCTCCTTGTCGATCTTGTTGACCGCGACCACGATCGGCACATCGGCGGCCTGCGCGTGGTTGATGGCCTCCACCGTCTGGGGCATGACGCCGTCGTCGGCGGCGACCACCAGGATGGCGATATCGGTGGCCTTGGCACCACGGGCACGCATGGCGGTGAACGCCTCGTGACCGGGGGTGTCGATGAACGTGACCAGGCGCTCGTTGCCGTCCAGCTCGGTGAGGACCTGGTAGGCGCCGATGTGCTGGGTGATGCCACCGGCCTCGCCCTCGCCGACATTGGCTCGACGGATGCTGTCCAGCAGTCGGGTCTTGCCGTGGTCGACGTGACCCATGACGGTGACCACCGGCGGCCGCTGTTCGAGATCTTCCTCGCCGCCCTCGTCCTCGCCGTAGGTGAGGTCGAACGATTGGAGCAGCTCACGGTCCTCGTCCTCGGGCGAGACGACCTGGACGACGTAGTTCATCTCGCTGCCGAGCAGCTCGAGGGTCTCGTCGCCGACCGACTGGGTCGCGGTCACCATCTCACCGAGGTTGAACAGCGCCTGCACCAGCGATGCCGGGTTGGCGTTGATCTTGTCGGCGAAGTCGGACAGCGACGCGCCGCGGGCCAACCGGATGGTTTCGCCGTTGCCGTGCGGCAACCGCACGCCACCGACGACCGGCGCCTGCATCGAGTCGTATTCCTGACGCTTCTGCCGCTTCGACTTGCGGCCGCGCCGTGGGGCACCGCCGGGCCGACCGAACGCACCGGCCGCACCGCCGCGCTGACCGGGACGACCGCCGCCGCCGGGACGACCGCGGAAACCACCGGTCGGGGCACCTGCGCCGGCACCTGGAGCGCCGCCGGGACCGCCGCCGCCGCGGTAGTTACCGCCGCCGCCGGCACCGGGACGAGCGCCCTGACCTGGGCCGGGACGCGGGCCGCCGCCGGGACGAGGACCCGGGCGGGGTCCACCGCGACCGGGCGCACCGGTGGCGGGACGGGGCGGCATGTTGCCGGGGGTGACGCCGGGGCGCACCGCGCCGGGTCCGGGGCGCGGACCACCGGGGCCGGCCGGGCCGGGCCGGGGGCCCTGCGGACGCGGAATGGCGCGTTCGACGGGCTGCTGGGTGGAGAACGGGTTGTTGCCGACGCGGGGCGGACGCGGTGCGCCGGGCTTGGGACCCGGGGTCGCGGGCCGCGGCGCGGGGGTGGCCGCCGGCGGAGCCTGCGCGGCCGCCGCCGGGGCCGCGGGTGCCGCAGGTGCGGGTGGCGGGGTGGGCGCGGGCGGCGGGGTGGGTGCCGCCGGCTTGGGCGCGGCCGGCTTGGGTCCGCCGGGCTTGGGGCCCGCGGCCGCCGGAGCGCCATCGCCGGCAACCGGTGCCGCGGGTGCCGCAGGCGCGGCAGCAGCCGGGGATGTCGCCGGGGTTTCGGGGGCTTTCTGGGCCGGGGGCGCCTTCTCGGCTGCCTTACCGCCACCGAACGACTCGCGCAACCGGCGCGCGACGGGTGCTTCCACCGTCGATGATGCCGATTTCACGAACTCGCCCTGCTCGCTCAGTCGAGCGAGGACTTCCTTACTTGTAACACCGAGTTGCTTCGCCAACTCGTGCACACGGGCCTTGGCCACTACTTCTCCTCATCTGGAGGCGGCAGCAGTGCTCAGGCCGACGCCTCGGGTTTAGCTATGACGCATGGTCATCGAGACTTCACGGTGTGCTCATGTTCTTCGCTACCTGTCTTTTAACCGAGATCGTCGGGTGCTCCGATTGCTCGAAGTACTCAACCACCGCGGACGTGTCCGGTGGACCGGTGATACGCAGTGCTCGTACAAAGGCCCGCCGTCGAAGCGCTTCCTGCAGGCACTGCGGATCGGGATGCAACCACGCACCCCGACCAGGAAGATTACCCGCTGTGTCAACCATGACGGCGACGCCATGCTGGCGCTCGTCGTCACCGCTGCAATCAGCCACTACCCGAAGCAGATCGACGGCCAGCTCTCGTCTCCGGCACCCGACACACGTTCGCACCGGACCTTCGGTTCGGCGGTGCTCCCGTGCGATGGGGACAGAATTCTCGCGCTGGATCACGGTTCAGTCTACCGTTACCGCAGCCCGCGTCTGAACCAGTGTCAGTTTGCCGTCGTCGGCTAACTCTCGGGCGCGCCGCTGCGCGGCGTCCCGGCGGCCCCGGCCTGCTCGGCAGGGGTTTCGGCGTCGCTGCGAATGTCGATGCGCCAACCCGTCAGGCGCGCCGCCAGCCGGGCGTTCTGTCCTTCCTTGCCGATCGCGAGCGACAGCTGAAAGTCCGGAACCACGACACGCGCGGCGCGGGTGTTGGGGTCGATGACCGACACCGAGACCACCTTGGCCGGCGAGAGCGCGTTGGCCACGAACCGGGCCGGATCCTCGTCGTAGTCGATGATGTCGATCTTCTCGCCGGAGAGTTCGCTCATCACATTGCGCACGCGCTGGCCCATCGGACCGATGCACGCGCCCTTGGCGTTGAGGCCCGAGACGCGCGAGGTCACCGCGATCTTCGAACGGTGGCCGGCCTCCCGGGCAACGGCGACGATGTCCACCGAGCCGTCGGCGATCTCGGGAACCTCCAGCGAGAACAGCTTGCGCACCAGGTTCGGATGGGTCCGCGACAGTCTGATCTGGGGTTCGCGCACGCCGCGGGTCACGCCGAGCACGAAACACCGCAGCCGGTCGCCGTGCTCGTAGGATTCGCCGGGCACCTGCTCGGAGGCCGGAATGATGCCCTCGGAGTACTTGGTTTCGCTGCCCATCCGCAACACCACTTCGCCGCGGGCGTTGGCGCGCGCGTCGCGCTGGATGACGCCCGCCACGATGTCGCCCTCACGGGCCGAGAACTCGCCGTAGAGCTTCTCGTTCTCGGCGTCGCGGAACCGTTGCAGCATGACCTGGCGGGCGGTGGTCGCCGCGATCCGGCCGAAACCGTCCGGGGTGTCGTCCCATTCGCTGATGACGCGACCCTCGTCGTCGTGCTCGCGCGCGATGACCTTGACCGCGCCGGTCTTGACGTCGATGTCGATGCTCGCATCGGGCTGGTGGCCCTCGGTGTGGCGGTAGGCGGTCAACAGCGCCGACTTGATGGTCTCGAGAAGTTCACCGGCCGGGATGCCCCGGTCGGCTTCGATCGCGTGCAGTGCGGCCATGTCGATGTTCATTGATCGGCCCCCCTTCCGGTTTGGTCCACCAGCTCCAATTCACGCTTGCCGGGTGCGGAAAAATCCACTTGGACAACAGCTTTGACTATGTCGTCGAGATTGAGTTGGCGCACCGACCAGTCCG from Mycolicibacterium sp. MU0053 includes:
- the infB gene encoding translation initiation factor IF-2, which produces MAKARVHELAKQLGVTSKEVLARLSEQGEFVKSASSTVEAPVARRLRESFGGGKAAEKAPPAQKAPETPATSPAAAAPAAPAAPVAGDGAPAAAGPKPGGPKPAAPKPAAPTPPPAPTPPPAPAAPAAPAAAAQAPPAATPAPRPATPGPKPGAPRPPRVGNNPFSTQQPVERAIPRPQGPRPGPAGPGGPRPGPGAVRPGVTPGNMPPRPATGAPGRGGPRPGPRPGGGPRPGPGQGARPGAGGGGNYRGGGGPGGAPGAGAGAPTGGFRGRPGGGGRPGQRGGAAGAFGRPGGAPRRGRKSKRQKRQEYDSMQAPVVGGVRLPHGNGETIRLARGASLSDFADKINANPASLVQALFNLGEMVTATQSVGDETLELLGSEMNYVVQVVSPEDEDRELLQSFDLTYGEDEGGEEDLEQRPPVVTVMGHVDHGKTRLLDSIRRANVGEGEAGGITQHIGAYQVLTELDGNERLVTFIDTPGHEAFTAMRARGAKATDIAILVVAADDGVMPQTVEAINHAQAADVPIVVAVNKIDKEGADPAKIRAQLTEYNLVAEEYGGETMFVDISAKQGTNIDALLEAVLLTADAALDLRANPDMEAQGVAIEAHLDRGRGPVATVLIQRGTLRVGDSIVAGDAYGRVRRMVDEHGEDVEEAMPSRPVQVIGFTSVPGAGDNLLVVDEDRIARQIADRRSARKRNALAARSRKRISLDDLDAALKETSQLNLILKGDNSGTVEALEEALLGIEIDDEVELRVIDRGVGGVTETNVNLASASNAIIIGFNVRAEGKATELANREGVDIRYYSIIYQAIDEIQSALKGMLKPIYEEKELGRAEIRAIFRSSKVGNIAGCLVTSGIMRRNAKARLLRDNVVVAENLTVSSLKREKDDVTEVRDGYECGLTLTYNDIKEGDVIEAYELVEKERG
- a CDS encoding YlxR family protein; the protein is MIQRENSVPIAREHRRTEGPVRTCVGCRRRELAVDLLRVVADCSGDDERQHGVAVMVDTAGNLPGRGAWLHPDPQCLQEALRRRAFVRALRITGPPDTSAVVEYFEQSEHPTISVKRQVAKNMSTP